A single window of Hyla sarda isolate aHylSar1 chromosome 2, aHylSar1.hap1, whole genome shotgun sequence DNA harbors:
- the EXPH5 gene encoding exophilin-5 isoform X2, with amino-acid sequence MTASGNFQPQKNSGPSFLRLRSPLASLFSFRKSAKQTLKPPPDHERHGIYSISGQLPTNTDGKKKFDIYHSGRSVKQIAGLFEAQQSRARENDSTKASTQLEREVFQVLGDLDQKLAQEQSHKQTLRTSRLSSYKHGRQYGKEDSLHNNTTEPKKVYNSLSSPDGRKNVSLEATHKTYATYQPRNFYEMYSNRQRSASKPETSNKNFYKKSPSVFSSVINTSSSSPSFSSSSLHQSSSSIDLDRTRPHKSRRTPITSIKWSNAFNSGQPVETGRPVRTLSALDLTNLGKSIYHSRVFDLHKYKNTPSVPESTSDDFHQVSNINNITNASSMKSADDRATGYYKTDSIDNGPKVQLSTPSERYWDEEYKENSINGNEMSRTSVENSRNNDMELEPMEVEIDIPVEKNTCVADDLKGETEEASSDLRNLSLQTENLSSKADLINKECKMEVDNEQSDIQNKDVPMDCTFHDPNLLGISSSHISEPEILSVAAPNVFLHSSNMSLSTSVDHGPGAQEDPPQREMPGFTNHNRALNPKMFSSFESKTSYKIDTPPYMEFKSSKTNDRESTLAHKRSSLSSNVRDIGGRFSWMNGRRGSNDNHTSFRSDTLKFQKRNASSLPDLIDQDSDILPSDAEVTFPNRSCGNVVDYDATSVPETKSSRTYNDSRGQYLENNSKYEQPDVQNTTLQPENLGSRISHYLHKPYRSSYSSTVLKKIDQKTTYPTTDPYLTNRQSKGFMSDTLKFKSSSSMPDLIDQDSGEFGNESRTIFKNNCERDGVCHTSTVLETLPSRIPEERKEVYLDSSSRYGRSCLQDIIRQPKKSILTPWQSLQKLSTFSYGTEEDRTLMVTEKKMDVSEVANQADTLNENSKVEKMLNLEETSPFSHVHAQSVNFKRSQYNGQSGSDSNNNNTRPVEGIAASAVYNKNVLQKHPETKEVRVSKPDTFPKPNPTALYRQEAVSWANQKNTVKDLQVKQGSESESNLTQTLTYQLDQEANNRAAEDTEPPKVRDSSSFPDSQTGKDLQKDNLSKATHLPTTEKKSTNLLKQHLFVAPEPYKRNIPIRVIPKPEWNLSTSSGDNQTPSSQEAKPIKDLLYEKLSQDGLHQHKTYTCEQVVKNTEIYEGLTDCSYTEIDKIEYRKVVSVYYSLPRKFSKGTSELSKNNLKNIDKTLEKNRAPTALLDKIGRYYKEEQDTNHQNLENSSTIFTESIHSDKVLSKEAPCKKHHLNFHIIPLETKLMKNGSRPNSGMENDDYVNKFSSLHISENENYYTAKEDPQNENEYSPSRPTPKYSSNTYYYTLPNRKSNLKDLERNVLEGDIAMARDRFNIYPSSRILEPSPPESRDVFASPTFYDNLNHSPCYDFMHLQANNKRDYNSNNNFARDCGGLPQKNSMDEGLFSREDLRSFYKSKSQSKSYSTEDLSPHVESNTSPTSPQTDYNSSVFTKNNDLNRPRPSYCSEFVQKKMKPINKKKFTFSFDNSSQESVNPKQTGSYGETVQTSDADSPSVTYYPKDSYSSHVSKHFGQGSPKHSQNDPYSNLYRSKSMKFLNTEGQENIMDYNRKSDGSFSSKSCGGTLRGKSPFTTSAWNRRFSDNVLDENDNWPVSEETSERKPVFTSKSLDYGIFGKEQQEAILNNVKRSLTEGRLWRPSFLKYPGFLRTEECCSSQEINPVGRSPDDVSSQGPNFKKPLNIYEDEPVVSSDSDTDTTTDDEYYLDENDKESEL; translated from the coding sequence TTTTAGGAGATCTGGATCAAAAACTTGCTCAAGAACAGAGTCACAAGCAAACACTGAGGACTAGTAGACTTTCAAGCTATAAGCATGGAAGGCAATATGGCAAAGAAGATTCACTCCATAATAATACAACCGAGCCTAAAAAAGTATATAACAGTTTATCTTCTcctgatggaagaaaaaatgtgTCACTTGAGGCGACACACAAAACATATGCCACGTACCAGCcaagaaatttttatgaaatgtacTCAAACAGACAACGCTCGGCTTCCAAACCAGAGACTTCCAACAAAAACTTCTACAAGAAGAGTCCATCAGTCTTCTCATCTGTAATCAATACGTCAAGTTCATCTCCTTCATTTTCATCGAGTAGTTTGCATCAGTCTTCTTCAAGCATAGACCTAGATAGGACAAGGCCGCATAAGTCAAGGAGGACACCCATCACATCTATTAAATGGAGTAATGCATTTAATTCTGGGCAACCTGTGGAGACTGGTAGACCTGTCAGAACACTATCTGCTCTGGATCTTACAAATCTTGGTAAATCCATATATCATAGCAGGGTTTTTGATCTGCACAAGTACAAAAATACACCAAGCGTACCAGAGTCTACTTCAGATGACTTTCATCAAGTTAGCAATATTAACAATATCACAAACGCATCATCAATGAAAAGTGCAGATGATAGAGCCACTGGATATTACAAAACTGACTCTATAGACAATGGTCCTAAAGTCCAACTTTCCACACCTTCTGAAAGGTATTGGGATGAGGAATATAAGGAAAATTCTATAAATGGCAATGAAATGAGTAGAACGTCTGTTGAGAATTCGAGGAACAATGACATGGAATTAGAACCTATGGAAGTGGAAATTGATATACCTGTAGAAAAAAATACTTGTGTGGCAGATGATCTAAAGGGTGAAACAGAGGAGGCTTCTAGTGATCTACGGAACCTCAGTTTGCAAACTGAGAACTTGTCTTCTAAAGCAGACCTAATAAATAAAGAGTGTAAAATGGAGGTAGACAATGAACAGTCTGATATCCAAAACAAAGATGTCCCTATGGATTGTACTTTCCATGATCCTAATCTGCTTGGAATATCCTCTAGTCACATATCAGAACCAGAGATCCTGAGTGTTGCTGCTCCAAATGTCTTCCTTCACTCTAGCAATATGAGTTTATCGACTTCTGTTGACCATGGTCCTGGTGCTCAAGAAGACCCACCACAAAGAGAAATGCCTGGATTTACAAACCATAATCGGGCATTAAATCCCAAAATGTTCAGTTCTTTCGAATCTAAAACATCATATAAAATTGATACTCCCCCTTATATGGAATTTAAATCTTCAAAAACCAATGATCGGGAAAGCACATTAGCTCATAAAAGATCTAGTTTGTCTAGTAATGTCAGAGATATTGGGGGAAGATTTTCTTGGATGAATGGGAGAAGGGGATCAAATGACAACCACACAAGTTTCCGATCTGATACGCTTAAGTTTCAGAAAAGAAATGCATCCTCTCTCCCGGATTTAATCGACCAGGACAGTGACATTTTACCTAGTGATGCTGAGGTAACATTTCCTAACAGGAGTTGTGGAAATGTTGTGGATTATGATGCTACTAGTGTTCCTGAAACAAAATCTTCAAGGACTTATAATGACTCAAGGGGACAGTACTTGGAAAATAATTCAAAATACGAGCAACCTGATGTCCAAAATACCACTCTTCAACCAGAAAACTTGGGTTCAAGAATTTCTCACTATCTACACAAGCCATATAGGTCATCTTATAGCTcaacagtattaaaaaaaatagaccAAAAGACAACTTACCCGACcacagacccctatctgacaaaTAGGCAGTCAAAAGGTTTTATGTCAGATACTCTAAAGTTTAAAAGTTCGTCCTCTATGCCAGATCTGATTGATCAGGACAGTGGCGAGTTTGGTAATGAATCTAGAACTATATTTAAAAACAATTGTGAACGTGATGGGGTGTGCCATACCTCCACTGTTCTTGAAacactgccttcaaggatccctgaagaaagaaaggaagtgtACTTGGATAGCAGTTCAAGATATGGGCGATCTTGTCTCCAAGATATCATTCGACAaccaaaaaaatctattttaaccccttggcaGTCTTTACAAAAACTGTCTACATTTTCCTATGGTACAGAAGAAGATAGGACATTGATGGTCACTGAAAAAAAGATGGATGTCTCCGAAGTAGCAAATCAGGCGGACACATTGAATGAGAATAGTAAAGTTGAGAAAATGTTAAATTTAGAAGAGACCTCTCCATTTTCTCACgtacatgcacagtctgtcaactTTAAAAGAAGTCAATACAATGGACAGAGTGGATCTGACTCTAATAATAACAATACAAGACCAGTAGAGGGAATAGCAGCTTCTGCCGTATATAATAAAAATGTTCTTCAAAAACATCCTGAGACTAAAGAAGTGAGAGTATCAAAACCTGATACCTTTCCCAAACCTAACCCCACAGCACTTTATCGACAGGAAGCGGTTTCATGGGCAAATCAGAAAAACACTGTCAAAGACCTGCAAGTCAAACAGGGTAGTGAATCAGAAAGCAACCTAACCCAAACTTTGACTTATCAGTTGGATCAGGAAGCAAACAATAgagctgctgaagatacagaaccACCCAAAGTCAGAGACTCATCAAGCTTTCCTGACAGCCAAACTGGGAAGGATTTACAGAAGGACAACCTGAGCAAAGCTACACACCTGCCTACTACTGAGAAGAAGTCAACAAACCTACTAAAACAGCACTTATTTGTGGCACCAGAACCTTATAAACGTAATATCCCTATACGTGTCATCCCCAAGCCAGAGTGGAATCTCTCCACAAGTTCTGGAGATAACCAGACCCCATCCTCCCAGGAAGCTAAACCTATTAAGGATCTTTTATATGAAAAATTATCTCAAGATGGTTTACACCAGCATAAAACATACACCTGTGAACAGGTGGTTAAAAATACTGAAATTTATGAAGGCCTTACAGATTGTTCCTACACTGAAATAGATAAAATTGAGTATCGAAAAGTTGTCTCAGTCTATTATAGCCTTCCTCGCAAATTCTCAAAGGGGACTTCCGAGCTGTCGAAGAACAACCTGAAAAACATTGATAAGACCCTTGAGAAAAATAGAGCACCTACCGCACTCCTAGATAAAATAGGTAGGTATTACAAGGAGGAACAAGATACCAATCACCAAAATTTAGAAAATTCATCAACTATCTTTACAGAAAGTATACACAGTGATAAGGTACTCTCAAAGGAGGCTCCTTGTAAAAAACATCATTTGAATTTTCACATAATTCCTTTAGAAACAAAGCTTATGAAAAATGGTAGCAGGCCAAATTCTGGGATGGAAAACGATGATTATGTGAATAAGTTTAGTTCCTTACACAtttctgaaaatgaaaattacTATACAGCAAAGGAGGACCCACAAAATGAAAACGAATACAGTCCCTCAAGACCCACCCCTAAATATTCTTCAAATACTTATTATTATACTTTACCAAATAGGAAATCCAATCTCAAAGACCTGGAAAGAAATGTTCTGGAGGGAGACATTGCAATGGCGCGAGATAGGTTTAACATATACCCAAGTAGCAGAATCCTAGAGCCTTCTCCTCCAGAATCCCGGGATGTTTTCGCATCCCCAACATTCTATGATAACCTTAATCATTCCCCTTGCTACGATTTCATGCACCTGCAGGCAAACAACAAGCGAGACTATAACAGTAATAACAATTTTGCGAGAGATTGTGGTGGTTTGCCCCAAAAAAACTCCATGGATGAAGGTTTATTTTCAAGAGAAGACTTGCGTTCATTCTACAAATCAAAAAGCCAAAGCAAGTCATACAGCACAGAAGACCTCTCGCCACATGTGGAAAGTAACACCAGCCCAACCAGCCCACAGACTGATTACAATAGTTCAGTCTTCACTAAAAACAATGATCTAAATCGACCTCGGCCTTCATACTGTTCAGAGTTTGTCCAAAAGAAAATGAagccaataaataaaaaaaagtttaccttctCCTTTGACAATTCAAGTCAAGAAAGTGTAAATCCAAAACAAACTGGTTCCTATGGTGAGACGGTTCAGACATCTGATGCCGATTCGCCATCTGTGACCTACTATCCAAAGGACAGCTATTCATCCCATGTCAGTAAACATTTTGGCCAAGGAAGCCCCAAGCATTCCCAAAATGACCCATATTCCAATTTGTATCGTTCAAAGAGCATGAAGTTTTTAAACACTGAAGGTCAAGAGAACATCATGGACTACAACAGAAAAAGTGATGGAAGTTTTTCTTCAAAAAGCTGTGGTGGAACTTTGAGGGGCAAAAGTCCTTTTACTACCAGTGCCTGGAACAGGAGATTTTCAGATAATGTTTTAGATGAAAATGACAATTGGCCAGTTTCTGAAGAAACCTCTGAACGCAAGCCTGTGTTTACATCAAAGTCCCTCGATTATGGGATTTTTGGGAAGGAGCAACAAGAGGCTATTTTAAACAATGTTAAGCGGTCACTCACTGAGGGCAGGCTATGGAGGCCAAGTTTCCTCAAATATCCTGGGTTCCTGAGAACTGAGGAATGTTGTTCTTCTCAGGAAATAAATCCAGTAGGTCGATCACCTGATGACGTCTCATCTCAGGGACCTAATTTTAAAAAACCTCTTAATATCTACGAGGATGAGCCTGTTGTTTCTTCAGATTCTGATACGGACACCACCACGGATGATGAATATTACTTAGATGAAAATGACAAAGAGTCAGAACTGTGA